One Candidatus Limnocylindrales bacterium genomic region harbors:
- a CDS encoding fumarate reductase/succinate dehydrogenase flavoprotein subunit has translation MADYESVEHDVLVIGAGGAGLRAAIGAAEAGVRVGIVCKSLLGKAHTVMAEGGVAAALGHVDDRDNWRVHFADTMRGGQYLNNWRMAELHAKEAPDRVRELEAYGAVFDRTPDGRILQRNFGGHRYPRLAHVGDRTGLEMIRTLQDHAIHLAVDVHMEVTVISLLKDAGRIVGAFAYDRERGRFRLFKAKAIVLATGGVGRAYSITSNSWEYTADGHALAYNAGAELQDMEFVQFHPTGMVWPPSVRGILVTEGVRGEGGVLRNSEGRRFMFDDIPENYRSQTADTPEEGWRYTQGDKNARRPPELLTRDHVARCIMREVRAGRGSPHGGVYLDIAWIKEKLPNASEVIKKKLPSMYHQFKQLADIDITKEPMEVGPTTHYMMGGIRVDGDTQMTSIPGLFAAGECAAGLHGANRLGGNSLSDLLVFGKRAGDHAASFARAERAGAVDAAAVDQVARESLMAFERGAGGEGPYHVQHDLQSMMQDLVGIVRREDEMQRALEALGGLSQRAEKVGVGGNREYNPGWHTAMDLGNLIAISEAITRSALERKESRGGHFRDDFPDKDPAFAKFNLVVRKRDDGGMAIVRQPIAALPAELAQVIEEQK, from the coding sequence ATGGCCGATTACGAGTCAGTAGAGCACGACGTGCTCGTGATCGGCGCCGGCGGCGCCGGCCTGCGCGCCGCCATCGGCGCGGCCGAAGCCGGCGTTCGCGTCGGCATCGTCTGCAAGTCGCTGCTCGGCAAGGCGCACACCGTCATGGCCGAAGGCGGAGTCGCTGCCGCGCTCGGTCATGTCGACGACCGCGACAACTGGCGCGTGCATTTCGCCGACACGATGCGCGGCGGACAGTACCTGAACAACTGGCGGATGGCCGAGCTGCACGCCAAGGAAGCTCCGGACCGCGTCCGCGAGCTCGAAGCCTACGGCGCGGTGTTCGACCGCACGCCCGACGGCCGCATCCTGCAGCGCAACTTCGGCGGGCACCGCTACCCGCGCCTCGCGCACGTCGGCGACCGCACCGGTCTCGAGATGATCCGCACGCTGCAGGATCACGCCATCCATCTTGCCGTCGACGTCCACATGGAAGTCACCGTGATCTCGCTGCTGAAGGATGCGGGAAGGATCGTCGGAGCGTTCGCCTACGATCGCGAACGCGGCAGGTTCCGGCTCTTCAAAGCGAAGGCGATCGTGCTCGCGACCGGCGGCGTCGGACGCGCGTACAGCATCACCAGCAACAGCTGGGAATACACGGCCGACGGACACGCCCTCGCCTACAACGCCGGCGCCGAGCTTCAGGACATGGAGTTCGTGCAGTTCCATCCGACCGGAATGGTCTGGCCTCCGAGCGTGCGCGGAATCCTCGTGACCGAAGGCGTGCGCGGCGAAGGCGGCGTGCTTCGCAACAGCGAAGGCCGCCGCTTCATGTTCGACGACATTCCGGAAAACTATCGCAGCCAGACGGCGGACACGCCCGAAGAGGGCTGGCGCTACACGCAGGGCGACAAGAACGCCCGCCGTCCTCCCGAGCTGCTCACGCGCGATCACGTCGCCCGCTGCATCATGCGCGAGGTTCGCGCGGGGCGCGGCTCGCCGCACGGCGGCGTGTACCTCGACATCGCGTGGATCAAGGAGAAGCTTCCCAACGCGAGCGAGGTGATCAAGAAGAAGCTCCCGAGCATGTACCACCAGTTCAAGCAGCTCGCGGACATCGACATCACCAAGGAGCCGATGGAGGTCGGGCCGACGACGCACTACATGATGGGCGGCATCCGCGTCGACGGCGACACGCAGATGACGAGCATCCCCGGACTGTTCGCAGCCGGCGAATGCGCCGCGGGCCTGCACGGCGCCAACCGGCTCGGCGGCAACTCGCTGTCGGACCTGCTGGTGTTCGGCAAGCGCGCCGGCGACCATGCGGCGTCGTTCGCACGGGCCGAGCGTGCCGGTGCCGTCGATGCTGCGGCCGTCGACCAGGTCGCGCGCGAGTCGCTGATGGCCTTCGAACGCGGCGCCGGCGGCGAAGGGCCGTACCACGTCCAGCACGACCTGCAGTCCATGATGCAGGACCTCGTCGGCATCGTCCGGCGCGAAGACGAAATGCAGCGCGCCCTCGAAGCGCTCGGCGGGCTCAGCCAGCGTGCCGAAAAAGTCGGCGTCGGCGGCAACCGGGAGTACAATCCGGGCTGGCATACGGCGATGGACCTCGGCAACCTCATTGCGATCTCCGAAGCGATCACGCGCTCGGCGCTCGAGCGCAAGGAGAGCCGCGGCGGACACTTCCGCGACGACTTCCCCGACAAGGATCCGGCGTTCGCAAAGTTCAACCTCGTCGTGCGCAAGCGCGACGACGGCGGCATGGCGATCGTGCGGCAACCGATCGCTGCGCTTCCTGCCGAGCTTGCGCAGGTCATCGAGGAGCAGAAGTAA
- a CDS encoding succinate dehydrogenase/fumarate reductase iron-sulfur subunit yields MATATFRIWRGENNEGRFEDYTAEVSEGMVVLDAVHEIQADKANDLACRWNCKAGKCGSCSAEINGKPRLMCMTRLSDLDLEKPVTVEPMRAFPHIRDLVTDVSWNYRVKKRIARFTPRPPDAPDGTWRMQQSDIDRVQEFRKCIECFLCQDVCHVLRDHQKHDEFIGPRFLVYVAALEMHPLDTANRTNELREAYGIGYCNITKCCTTVCPENITITDNAIIPLKERVIDRYYDPIRYLIRRLRGDTSA; encoded by the coding sequence ATGGCAACGGCGACGTTCCGGATCTGGCGCGGCGAGAACAACGAAGGCCGCTTCGAGGATTACACCGCCGAAGTTTCCGAAGGCATGGTCGTGCTCGACGCCGTCCACGAGATCCAGGCGGACAAGGCCAACGACCTCGCGTGCCGGTGGAACTGCAAGGCCGGCAAATGCGGCTCGTGCTCGGCGGAGATCAACGGCAAGCCGCGGCTGATGTGCATGACGCGCCTGTCGGACCTCGACCTGGAAAAGCCGGTCACGGTCGAGCCGATGCGGGCTTTCCCGCACATCCGCGATCTCGTCACCGACGTGTCGTGGAACTACCGGGTCAAGAAGCGCATCGCGAGGTTCACGCCGCGTCCGCCGGACGCGCCCGACGGAACCTGGCGCATGCAGCAGAGCGACATCGACCGCGTGCAGGAATTCCGCAAGTGCATCGAGTGCTTCCTGTGCCAGGACGTCTGCCACGTGCTGCGCGATCACCAGAAGCACGACGAGTTCATCGGCCCGCGTTTCCTCGTCTACGTGGCCGCGCTCGAGATGCATCCGCTCGACACCGCCAACCGCACCAACGAGCTGCGCGAAGCCTACGGCATCGGCTACTGCAACATCACCAAATGCTGCACCACGGTGTGCCCGGAGAACATCACGATCACCGACAACGCGATCATCCCGCTCAAGGAACGCGTGATCGACCGCTACTACGATCCGATCCGCTACCTGATCCGGAGGCTGCGCGGAGACACCAGTGCCTGA
- a CDS encoding SDR family oxidoreductase, with protein sequence MNATNRSVVVTGGGAGIGRATALRLAHDGFAVAVWDLDLGGAESAAAEIRDGGGRAIAVGCDVSSRESVDAARDRTAGEIGAPWGLVNNAGIDRLSLFKDSDPADWRVILDVNLVGTLNVTHALLPAMVSLGSGRVVCISSDAARVGSTGEAVYAAAKAGLLGFVKTLARESARNGILVNAVCPGPTDTNLLDSVRNRPSGDRIIEAMTRSIPLGRIAHPEDISGAIAFFLSEDSRYVTGQVLSVSGGLTMVG encoded by the coding sequence GTGAACGCTACGAACCGAAGTGTGGTCGTCACCGGAGGCGGCGCGGGCATCGGCCGCGCCACGGCCCTTCGTCTTGCGCACGACGGATTTGCGGTCGCGGTCTGGGATCTCGATCTCGGCGGCGCCGAATCGGCGGCGGCCGAGATTCGCGATGGCGGTGGACGTGCGATCGCCGTCGGCTGCGACGTGAGCAGCCGCGAATCGGTCGACGCGGCCCGCGACCGCACCGCCGGCGAGATCGGCGCTCCGTGGGGCCTCGTCAATAACGCCGGCATCGATCGGCTGTCGCTGTTCAAGGACAGCGATCCGGCCGACTGGCGGGTCATCCTCGACGTGAACCTCGTCGGTACGCTCAACGTCACGCACGCGCTGCTGCCGGCGATGGTGTCGCTCGGCTCGGGCCGCGTGGTGTGCATCAGCTCGGATGCGGCGCGAGTCGGGTCGACCGGCGAGGCCGTCTACGCCGCCGCGAAGGCCGGCCTGCTCGGCTTCGTCAAGACGCTCGCGCGCGAGTCGGCGCGCAACGGCATCCTCGTCAACGCGGTGTGCCCGGGTCCGACCGACACGAATCTTCTCGATTCGGTGCGCAACCGTCCGAGCGGCGACCGCATCATCGAAGCGATGACGCGCTCGATTCCGCTCGGCCGCATCGCGCATCCGGAAGACATCTCGGGCGCGATCGCGTTCTTTCTGTCGGAGGATTCCCGCTACGTGACGGGGCAGGTGCTGTCGGTTTCGGGCGGGCTGACGATGGTCGGCTGA
- a CDS encoding acyl-CoA dehydrogenase — protein sequence MDFGFSEDQEQLRRAVREYFASELPITFARAMLDESRIFPRESWQALADLGWVGLAVPESLGGSGLGLLDLALVLEEAGAVALPGPYVSTVSLALPLLARAADESQKKAFVPEVAAGRRVLACAIAERRARWTMDAIDMRAQRDGSSYVLGGTKLFVPDAGDADSMIVAALLDDGIGFFLLPTDVPGLVIKPMRTVDQTRRLFTASFEQVRLESPCLLGGRAHDSSVLDHVIDGAKVALAAEMVGAADRTLAMTVDYVGLREQFGRPIATFQAIQHRCADMKVAVEHARSLVYYAAWACDTDAPDRRLAAAMAKAFASDQCPRVAADAVQLHGGIGFTWEHDLHIFFKRLKADEQTYGDATVNRELVAQYLDKNGDRYI from the coding sequence ATGGATTTCGGCTTCAGCGAAGATCAGGAACAGCTCCGGCGCGCAGTTCGCGAGTATTTCGCGAGCGAGCTTCCGATCACGTTCGCGCGTGCAATGCTCGACGAGAGCCGCATCTTTCCGCGCGAGTCGTGGCAAGCGCTCGCCGATCTCGGCTGGGTCGGGCTTGCAGTTCCCGAGAGCCTCGGTGGCAGCGGCCTCGGGCTTCTCGATCTTGCGCTCGTGCTCGAAGAGGCCGGTGCGGTCGCGCTTCCGGGTCCGTACGTCTCGACGGTTTCGCTCGCGCTGCCGCTGCTGGCGCGCGCGGCCGACGAATCGCAGAAGAAGGCTTTCGTGCCGGAGGTTGCCGCGGGCCGCCGCGTGCTCGCGTGTGCGATTGCCGAACGGCGCGCGCGCTGGACAATGGATGCGATCGACATGCGCGCGCAGCGCGACGGGTCTTCGTACGTGCTCGGCGGCACCAAGCTGTTCGTTCCCGACGCCGGAGATGCCGACAGCATGATCGTGGCTGCGCTGCTCGACGACGGCATCGGATTCTTCCTGCTGCCGACCGACGTTCCCGGCCTCGTGATCAAGCCGATGCGCACCGTCGACCAGACCCGCCGGCTTTTCACCGCGTCGTTCGAGCAGGTCCGGCTCGAGTCGCCGTGCCTGCTCGGAGGCCGCGCACACGACAGCTCGGTCCTCGACCACGTGATCGATGGCGCCAAGGTTGCGCTTGCCGCGGAGATGGTCGGCGCCGCCGACCGGACGCTCGCGATGACCGTCGACTACGTCGGCCTTCGCGAACAGTTCGGCCGGCCGATCGCGACGTTCCAGGCGATCCAGCATCGCTGCGCCGACATGAAGGTTGCCGTCGAGCATGCACGCTCGCTCGTCTACTATGCCGCGTGGGCGTGCGACACGGACGCGCCCGATCGCCGGCTGGCGGCCGCGATGGCCAAGGCATTCGCGAGCGACCAGTGCCCGCGCGTCGCGGCCGACGCGGTCCAGCTTCACGGCGGCATCGGTTTTACGTGGGAGCACGACCTGCACATCTTCTTCAAGAGGCTAAAGGCCGACGAGCAGACCTACGGCGACGCCACCGTCAACCGCGAGCTCGTCGCACAGTATCTGGACAAAAATGGGGACAGGTACATTTAA
- a CDS encoding DUF4340 domain-containing protein, whose amino-acid sequence MSWLRIVVYFALAAALTLHLNGVAAEREAATAATVKQTTPFLEAVPERIDRVRIEKDGLAVQFERKDGKWIVTEPEGLAPPGDVIDAVLESFTSLPPIEIVSEGVEHEGQFGFVPPRARIRIEQQGALVSTIILGELNPTRTSVYAKRSGKDEVALIGLNAKYYIDLVFENVERQRGSGGALTPQAGDVPAATGADVPAPSRAASPAGSRAVEDQRRNGAVDAPVPPPVAAPGAAAK is encoded by the coding sequence ATGAGCTGGCTGCGCATCGTCGTCTATTTCGCGCTGGCGGCCGCGCTGACGCTGCACCTGAACGGCGTCGCGGCCGAGCGTGAAGCGGCCACGGCTGCGACCGTCAAGCAGACCACGCCGTTCCTCGAGGCCGTTCCTGAGCGGATCGACCGCGTGCGAATCGAGAAGGACGGCCTTGCGGTCCAGTTCGAGCGCAAGGACGGGAAGTGGATCGTCACCGAGCCCGAAGGCCTGGCGCCGCCGGGCGACGTCATCGATGCCGTGCTCGAAAGCTTCACGTCGCTGCCGCCGATCGAGATCGTCTCCGAGGGAGTCGAGCACGAAGGCCAGTTCGGATTCGTGCCGCCGCGTGCGCGCATCCGCATCGAGCAGCAGGGCGCGCTGGTCTCGACGATCATTCTCGGAGAGCTCAATCCGACGCGGACCTCGGTCTATGCGAAACGCTCCGGCAAGGACGAAGTTGCGCTGATCGGGCTCAACGCGAAGTACTACATCGACCTGGTCTTCGAGAACGTCGAGCGGCAGCGCGGATCGGGCGGGGCGCTGACTCCGCAGGCCGGCGATGTGCCCGCGGCAACCGGCGCCGATGTGCCGGCCCCAAGTCGCGCCGCATCGCCCGCTGGAAGCCGCGCTGTTGAAGATCAACGCCGCAACGGCGCTGTCGATGCGCCCGTGCCGCCGCCGGTCGCCGCGCCCGGCGCGGCCGCAAAGTAG
- a CDS encoding GldG family protein, which produces MNLSHAWLRWVQLAAATVGLIWLLMAIVGETYVYNVRWDLSSGNRFTLSAHAKQVLAKVDKPIKIRGFIRTEDPRNTPLKDLLWQVSHENPHIEYDIVDVNRNPAMAAQYGVSSYGSTVVESDGKRADFSNPSEQLLMSAILKVLQEPKKVYALTGHGECSIENTDRHDGCSLVRDALSLESFIVEKLSLIGGAEIPADADVILIPGPQSDFLEAETRVLSGWLDRGGKLFVLIDPFRAPKLVALLGSYGIAVGANIVVDTENRMAGGEPWSTVLSDVNRQQLISSTLKAPPLFSLAAAVVAHDDEASGRSATTLLKTGVRSWASYDPGIIAGSEARFVAGRDVNGPIPVAVLVTEPATKATEPGVQTRLLVFGDSDFATNRFIDYLGNKDLLVNGVSWLAREDELIGSRPQQKTPGKNQLFISEGDLQNIFRFSVLWQPGLFLAAAIFVLLRRRYSE; this is translated from the coding sequence GTGAACCTCTCGCACGCGTGGCTGCGCTGGGTCCAGCTTGCGGCGGCAACGGTCGGCCTCATCTGGCTGCTGATGGCCATCGTCGGCGAGACCTACGTGTACAACGTCCGCTGGGACCTCTCGTCCGGCAACCGCTTCACGCTTTCGGCTCACGCAAAGCAGGTGCTCGCCAAGGTCGACAAGCCGATCAAGATCCGCGGGTTCATCCGCACCGAGGACCCGCGCAACACTCCGCTGAAAGACCTGCTGTGGCAGGTCTCGCACGAGAACCCGCACATCGAGTACGACATCGTCGACGTCAACCGCAATCCGGCGATGGCGGCGCAGTACGGCGTCAGCTCGTACGGATCGACGGTCGTCGAGTCGGACGGCAAGCGGGCCGACTTCAGCAATCCGAGCGAGCAGCTGCTGATGTCGGCGATCCTCAAGGTGCTGCAGGAGCCGAAGAAGGTCTACGCGCTGACCGGGCACGGCGAATGCTCGATCGAAAACACCGACCGGCACGACGGCTGCTCGCTGGTGCGCGACGCGCTTTCGCTCGAATCGTTCATCGTCGAGAAGCTGAGCCTCATCGGCGGCGCCGAAATCCCGGCGGACGCCGACGTGATCCTGATCCCCGGCCCGCAGAGCGACTTTCTCGAAGCCGAAACCCGCGTGCTTTCCGGCTGGCTCGACCGCGGCGGCAAGCTGTTCGTGCTGATCGATCCGTTCCGCGCGCCAAAGCTGGTCGCGCTGCTCGGATCGTATGGGATTGCGGTCGGCGCCAACATCGTCGTCGATACGGAAAACCGCATGGCCGGCGGAGAGCCGTGGTCGACGGTGCTCTCCGACGTCAATCGCCAGCAGCTGATCTCCTCGACGCTCAAGGCGCCGCCGCTGTTCTCTCTGGCCGCAGCCGTCGTCGCGCACGACGACGAAGCGAGCGGGCGCTCGGCGACGACGCTGCTGAAGACCGGCGTTCGGAGCTGGGCCAGCTACGATCCGGGAATCATCGCGGGCAGCGAAGCGCGCTTCGTCGCCGGCCGTGACGTGAACGGACCGATTCCGGTAGCAGTGCTCGTGACCGAGCCCGCGACGAAGGCAACCGAGCCGGGCGTCCAGACGCGCCTGCTCGTCTTCGGCGATTCGGATTTCGCGACCAACCGCTTCATCGACTATCTCGGAAACAAGGACCTGCTCGTCAACGGCGTAAGCTGGCTCGCGCGCGAGGACGAGCTCATCGGCAGCCGTCCGCAGCAGAAGACGCCGGGCAAGAACCAGCTGTTTATCAGCGAAGGCGACCTGCAGAACATCTTTCGTTTCTCCGTGCTGTGGCAGCCTGGGCTGTTCCTCGCGGCCGCGATCTTCGTGCTGCTGCGCCGCAGGTACTCCGAATGA
- a CDS encoding ABC transporter permease, with protein sequence MRQFAALLGKELRGFFSLPLVYFVGAVFLALSGYYFYTNLNAMITFSFGESILEHLWQRLYADIVKVVITVIPLVTMRVYAEEKHLGTIELLYTAPLRDFQILAAKFLACFSVFVVIVGSTALYPYLIWRVQPFEISQLVAIYLGLMLLIAAMVSIGIWLSSMTETQLIAAMFTYGVILLLWNLTWNEASVPGDWLFFLSQLCAYDHFEPFSRGVVDLKDIAYYLAIVVLTGWLTMRSMESRQWRGRR encoded by the coding sequence GTGAGACAGTTCGCCGCGCTGCTCGGCAAGGAGCTCCGGGGCTTCTTCAGCCTGCCGCTCGTCTACTTCGTCGGCGCCGTATTCCTCGCGCTGTCGGGGTACTACTTCTACACGAACCTGAACGCGATGATCACGTTCAGCTTCGGCGAGAGCATTCTCGAGCATCTCTGGCAGCGCCTGTACGCGGACATCGTCAAGGTCGTCATCACGGTGATTCCGCTGGTGACGATGCGCGTCTATGCCGAAGAGAAGCATCTCGGCACGATCGAGCTTCTGTATACGGCGCCGCTTCGCGACTTCCAGATCCTTGCCGCCAAATTCCTCGCATGCTTTTCGGTGTTCGTCGTCATCGTCGGCTCGACGGCGCTCTATCCGTACCTGATCTGGCGCGTGCAGCCGTTCGAGATCAGCCAGCTCGTCGCGATCTATCTCGGGTTGATGCTGCTGATCGCGGCTATGGTTTCGATCGGTATCTGGCTGTCATCGATGACCGAAACGCAGCTGATCGCCGCGATGTTCACGTACGGCGTGATCCTGCTTCTGTGGAACCTGACCTGGAACGAGGCCTCGGTACCCGGCGACTGGCTGTTCTTCCTGTCGCAGCTTTGCGCGTACGACCATTTCGAGCCGTTCTCGCGCGGCGTCGTCGACCTCAAGGACATCGCGTACTACCTCGCGATCGTCGTGCTGACCGGCTGGCTGACGATGCGATCGATGGAATCGCGGCAGTGGAGGGGACGCCGGTGA
- a CDS encoding ABC transporter ATP-binding protein produces the protein MIEASHLTKDYGRFRAVDDVSFRIERGEIVGLLGPNGSGKTTIMRMLTGFFAPTSGTCSLAGVDMTVDPREARRRIGYLPERVALYPDMTVEGFLAFTAKVRGIDGRVASAVTDAMDVCGLTSMARRHIGKLSKGYRQRVGIAQAIIHQPQVLILDEPTVGLDPRQIVEIRALIRTLSGLATVLLSTHILPEVSVTCRRVLILDHGKVIATDSIEALTEKTAGRGETLVRASGGEQSILAAVRDVGAIDNVEVTERAADGTLTLTVTSRSGGAIRPELAKKLVERGCAVQEISPRLMSLEDLFVDILARSGSTDA, from the coding sequence GTGATCGAAGCTTCCCATCTCACAAAGGATTACGGGCGTTTTCGCGCAGTCGACGACGTCTCGTTCCGCATCGAGCGGGGCGAGATCGTCGGGCTGCTCGGTCCCAACGGATCGGGCAAGACGACGATCATGCGCATGCTGACGGGCTTCTTCGCGCCGACCTCCGGCACCTGCAGCCTTGCCGGCGTCGACATGACGGTCGACCCGCGCGAAGCCCGCCGCCGCATCGGCTATCTGCCGGAGCGGGTCGCGCTCTACCCGGACATGACCGTCGAGGGGTTTCTCGCGTTCACCGCGAAGGTGCGGGGCATCGACGGGCGCGTCGCGAGCGCGGTCACCGACGCGATGGACGTCTGCGGCCTTACGAGCATGGCGCGGCGGCACATCGGAAAGCTCTCGAAGGGCTACCGCCAGCGCGTCGGCATCGCGCAGGCGATCATTCACCAGCCGCAGGTGCTGATCCTCGACGAGCCGACCGTCGGCCTCGATCCGCGCCAGATCGTCGAGATCCGCGCGCTGATCCGCACGCTGTCGGGCCTTGCGACCGTGCTGCTGTCGACCCACATCCTTCCCGAAGTCAGCGTCACGTGCCGGCGGGTGCTGATCCTCGACCACGGCAAGGTCATCGCCACCGACTCGATCGAAGCGCTGACCGAGAAGACCGCCGGCCGCGGCGAAACGCTGGTGCGGGCAAGCGGCGGAGAGCAGTCGATCCTCGCTGCCGTGCGCGACGTCGGCGCGATCGACAACGTCGAAGTCACCGAGCGCGCCGCCGACGGCACGCTGACGCTCACCGTCACGTCGCGAAGCGGCGGGGCGATCCGCCCCGAGCTTGCGAAAAAGCTCGTCGAACGCGGCTGCGCGGTGCAGGAGATCAGCCCGCGGCTGATGAGCCTCGAGGACCTGTTCGTCGACATCCTCGCGCGGTCCGGGAGCACCGACGCGTGA